In the Populus nigra chromosome 2, ddPopNigr1.1, whole genome shotgun sequence genome, TGCGAGTGCGGACTTTGGCAACGAACATTGAAAGCAAGAGTTTTCCCGAGCCTGCCGAGAAAAACGCTCCTCGAGATGGTCGGCTGAGATGACCTAGCAGCCCGCAACGAGTCATTCAATTCTCTGCCCTATCAACATAACTCTCAATGTACTGTTCGCTTTTTCTGAAGAAGAGATCTATCTctccatcctcggccagccaaaaacgctccaacccgcgacgcatcattcaaatcactgccctatcagCTACAATTGCTGACAGGGGGGATTACAGGCTTGCCATGATGGTGAGGGGTGGCGAAGAccgtgaaagcaagagtttttccaaggctgccgggaaaaaggctcCTCGGGTGTGATGACCCGatgcgtcattcaattctcttccctatcaacttggctttcgttggcgggattggaggcctaatGTTACAGGGTTAAAATCAttaggggacacgctgacgaaacaatgctggtttagACAttgggcagtgttggaatcagCAACGCCTACAAAATCCGCAAAGTCGACAGAATCGACTACAGGTGCTGACGGTGAGTCTGGACAAACTGGATAGTTCAAGGCTTAGATAAAGGATTAATGGAGTAAGCTTGGAACTTATAATATTGCGACGTGACACCAACGCCTCCGTAGGTTGAATCTGCAGAGCCAAGAACCTCAGCTAACGGATCCATATAAAAACACTCATACCCAAGCTTTTGTAGACCATCTAACGGATCCATAAATGCTTTCATTCTATCAATTTCACCTCATTCAAAACGATAATCTAATCCATAGTTTCTGATTCCGTTTGCATGACTCGGAGACAAGAGTTTAACAATGCAAGTAAAGCTCACATCTTTTGTTTTCGTGGCTGCAAGCAAAAGATGAATCCAAACACAACATATTAATCTGCCATATCCATACAATCTATTATTGAGAAAAGGACCTCCTTCAAAGCAAAACAGTAGACACAATCCTGCATCAAACCACCACAGGAAAGGCCAAACACATTACAATAACCAGCCACAAGtaaattaaagttataattGTTAGGCTTGATCCACATACACACGAGTTCTCCAGCAAGGGAGATTAATTGGTCTGTGAGGGGTCGAGGACGTGGCCTACGAACATTACCACTCCAGTCATGTCTTCTCTGATGAGGAAAAGGAATGGGTGATCAGCAACAAAGTCTATCTTAGTGGGAAAGTCAATACCTCTCAATGCTATAACACCAGCAGAAGCAGCTGCAGCTTCTGTGCCTTCTTCATTCACTTCAATAAATGATTTATGGAATATGCTTGAAACACACAGGCCCTGCCCTGCAGAAGAGTCTACCATCTCAGTCAAGTCTGCTTAATTGGAGAAAGGCGACACCAATCCTAGTCCCTTTAGAGCGTTGGAAGCTTCAAACCCAAAGGAAATCTTGAACCTTGGAATCCTTAAGTCATCCACTTTTACTTGTTTTGGTGGAAGGTGGCGATCTAAGAATCCAGATTCAGAATCCATTTTCTCAACCAAAGCTTGCAGCCCATCTTTAGCATCTGGAAGGTAGAAGTACATAGAGAACTTGCGTTTATCTTCACCTTGTTTATAAGGAAGAGCTAAGACTTTAAAACCATCAAAGTCACATACAAATTGCTTCTTCTTGCTAGTCATAAACGGCACACGAACCGAGCCCCCGTTCAATAGGTAGAAATCATCATCTTTTGTGGTTGATGCATCAAACTTCTCATTCCAAGCTCCTTTGAAATAGATTAAGGCTATTAGCATCTACTTGGAACATCAATAACTAGCACAAAACAGAGCACAGTATCATTAGACCTACCTAAGGAATCAGTCCAGGAATTTTGAAAACTTTAATACACATGGCTCACTCCTACTGATAAATTACAATCACTTAAAGACTACATGAAAAGAATCGATTCATCCTTTCAAGTTGCTAACAacaaaattattgtaatttgtaAAGCTGAAAAAAATGGGTTATTAGAAAGTAATCGTGTACCTTGGTTTGGAAATCAACTTGATTAGTCGCAGCCTTATAGGTGCTGCCCACAACCTGTTTGAAAGAAGGCTTAAGAGAGAGTGAGCTATCCACCCAAACGCCATTGGCGAACTTCAATCGTGGCCCACCACTGGCGCTCCCGTCGGCGAGAACAACCGCCAATGAGGAGAAGGAGCTGAGGTGATCGCTGGACTTGGACTTGAGGAAGGAGAGCAACTGCTCAAGGGTGCTGCCCTTGGACCCGGAGGCGATGAGACTGAGCAGCACCTCAATTGACAGCGGCGAGAACACCAAGTTGGAGTTGTTGGATTCGGTTAAGAGGATTTGCTTGGAGAGGCTCAATGCTACGTCGGTTTGGTTCCCAATCGATTCACGGAGATCCATTGGGTTTGGCTGTTACTTGTGTGTGGAATTGAGCGTTGCAGGGTGAAAAAAGTACAGTTCTTGTAATCTTTCTCTCCTCAGTTCAATGAAGGATGGTTCGTTACTTTCTCATTAAGAAACTATTAAATGCTAGCTTTTCAAAGTCAAGCAAATTACAAATCCGAGGACGGTGGTGGATTCTTCTGTTCTCTTTATAGGAGCCACAACACGTGTCTTCATCGAGCGACGACGTTTTTTAATAACTCATATATCTATAGTTATTGAACTCGATTACTCGGGAAATCCATGATTCCAGCTTGTTAAGctggatttttttgttgaacttgCAGATGAAATATTCAAATAGttcattcaattaatttttttagtaattcaaATGAAATAGTTAAATCCATCAGGATTCACTTTCGCATGATCTTAATTACAGAATGTGCCAGATTTTTCAGCGCCGAAGACAtcttaaattaaaagcaaatggTTGATTGCCAAATTTCATCAAGATAAGATATACATCCTCTGTCGAAGTTGCCATACAGGTCAAAGTTCAATCTCAACTGCTTTGTCTCATTAGGATGAACAAACTTTTAGAGTAAAGAACATAGATATTTATCTCCGGATAGATATTATAGATTGACGAATAAAGCGGATTCATTAAAAATTCACAGAtcaaaaaacagataaaaagtATTCATTCCTCTTCTATATCTTACGTCTCCggcggatttttttttatttaataaaagtgTGGAATCTTGGATTATTAATGGGTGGAATACTagtaaatccaaaaaaaaaatatttaaaaaaaaagcattttagaaaaattaatagaatttgaggaattctttttattgaatgaaatgataaaaaaatacctcGAAACacatttataaaagttttgtatTGAAATCCacaaagaaataatataattgatcAAGATATATAATGTAGATAGTATAGATATAATTTTACACTTCTCGATTACTAAATCTTTTACTCGTagactttaaattttatctatataaattttattttgaatccatCAATAAAGTTAAATTCCAATCAATTAACCTAATAAACTTATTTAACCAGGTTTAATTTAGATGAGATTCAactgaattaattttaagaatttttttatttaaattgacaTGATTTTAGGGTTCTAGTTAAATCAATAAACTCATgatatgttttaatttgaataaaccCTAAATTAAACGCTATAACTATAATAAACGAATCATTTAGCATTCCAATAATAACATTTCACTATTATAAGTGTTATAGAATGATTGTTTTATGAACGGAAGTAACTCCATATGACATAAGCATCAACCTTTTCTCTCATAATTTTTCAAGGTTACTTTAGTGAcgtaatatgaaaaaaaactgacCCGTAAAATCCATAAGTTtgtgaaaaaaaggaaaaccacATAGCAAATGTATTAtgagaaaataacaatttagcACCCCCGGTGAAGGCAAGGCACCATGGCATAGGCAAAAtacaataatgaaataaacagCAATGCTTGTTATAGTTTTACGCGAGTCTATGAGGACTGGTtcacatgttttgttttgctgtgATGAAGATTTAACAACCATGCAAGGGACTGAACACTTGGATAATGAAGAGAATCACTTCAGGCTTGTCATCTCTGATCAGGAAAAAGAAACGAGTGATCAGCTACAAAGTCCATCTTATCAACGAAAGCCATCTTCTGAAAGACAACAGCAGCAGAAGCAGCTGTAACTTCTGTGCTGCCTTCATTTACTTCCATGAAGGATTTATGGTATATGCTCGAAACATAAAGGTTCCCACCCCTGGAATCATCATCTCTGTCAAATCTGCCTCACTAGAGaaaagcaacaacaacaactctAATCCCTTTAGAGCTTTAAAAGCTTCAAAACCAAGGAAAATCTTAAACTTTGGATCGAATCCTAAACTCTCGACATAAAATGTTAAGAAACTAGGATAATTATCTCTACATTTCTAGGTGTATAAAAGTTAGTTATATTTCAATCAACATTAATGCTGTTTTCCCATCATCATTAATGTTGTGTGTAAAAGACTTTTCCATGAACAtaaatgttatataaaaaacattttttttatttatatattcaagAGAAAAAGACTTTCGACTCTTTCAGCAAAACAACAAGGTTCAAGATAGAAAGGTTATAAATATCTTCTGAATTATCCACGTAAAtggtttgtaatttttattttctaatcataTATTCTTAGAGCATTTatcacatgaaaacaaaaataaatattcttgttcttaaaatttaaagttctttcttttatttattacaatttttatttaaaattattgaatttatcaTTAGAATATCTCTAAATCCTACTAAAAAGGATTGTTTTGCAGATACCAAGATTTCTACCATTAATCATGTACTTCAaagctataaataaaaaaatattaagatgaacatttaatTAACTAGTATCCAAACACTCAAAAACTATAGAAAACATGAAGCAGAAATTAAGAAGAACAAAATACTGAATTCTCATATGTTATTCTATTGCTAGCGGAAGAATATATACAGCAGGAAGGGCTACAATTAGGGAGAAGAATCAGCAACATATCAGAGCACATTTACTCCCTAATTTCTAGAGATTTACAGGTATTGATATGGCAACACAATATTTGAATGTATCTGCAAGATAAACATTATCTTGATAAATACTATCTTGAAGATCAACCGTATCTTCAAGATCCCCCCTCAAAGTGGAGCATGAAGATTCTGAATGCCCAACTTgcgaagaagaaaatgaaatcgATCACGTCCCAACGCTTTAGTTAAGATATCTGCTAATTGAAAGTGCGTTGAAACATATTGTGTAGCAATGATGCCAGATTGTAAGTGCTCACGAATGAAGTGGCAGTCGATCTCGATGTGTTTAGTGCGCTCATGAAACACAGGACTAGCAGCAATGTGTAAATCAGACTGATTATCGCAGTGCAAAAACATTAGTTGAGAATGAGGCATAGAGAGAGATCAGCAAGAAGACTATGTAACCATATCAGTTCACTGATGGTGGCAGCCATAGAACGATATTCTGATTCAGCAGAGGAACGGGACATTATGGGCTGTTTCTTGGACTTCCACGATATAGGAGCATCACCAAGGAAAATGTAATAACCAGTAACCGATCGTCTAGTCATGGGACAGCTTGCCCAGTCGGCATCACAATAAGCTTTGATCTGAAAATCACTGTTTGATGGAAAGAAAAGACCTTGACCAGGAGAACTCTTCAAGTAACGAAGAACATAATAGGCAACATCAAGATGTGGCTGACACGGTTTGTGGATGAATTGACTGAGAAGTTGCACTGCATACGTGATATCTGGTCGAGAAATTGTAAGATAAATAAGACGTCCAATCAAGCAACGATATTGACTCGGATCTTGTAAAGGTTCTCCACAGTCTAAAGACAGTCGGTGCTGTTGAGGAATGGGAAAAGCAGCTGGCTTACTGCCAGCCATACcagtttcttttaataaatcaagAGTACATTTGCGTTGGCAGAGAGATATTCCTTGAGGAGAACGAGCCAACTCTAAGCCAAGAAAATACTTAAGTGTGCCGAGGTCTTTGATGGAGAAGCATGTACTGAGATAATGCTTGAGTTTCTGAATCTGCAAAAAATCATTTCCAGCAATAACCATGTCATCTATATAGACAAGGAGAGCAAGGAAAGATGTACCTTTAATCAGAGTAAAAAGTGAATGATCATTGGAGGATTGTGTGAATCCAAACTTTCTTAAGGACAAGGAGAACTTTTCGAACCATTGACGAGGAGCCTGCTTTAGTCCATATAATGATTTATGGAGCTTGCATACCCGATTGTCACCTGATGGCAGATAGCCTGGGGGAGGAATCATATAGACTTCTTCATGTAATTTcccatgaagaaatgcattgTTTACATCTAGTTGATGTAATTCCCAATTCTTAGCAGCAGCAACAGCCAACAAACATCTGACAGTGGTTAATTTTGCAACTGGTGCAAAAGTTTCAGTATAATCCAATCCTTCAATCTGTGTATATCCTTGAGCTACTAAACGAGTTTTATAGCGTTCAATGGAACCATCTGACTTGTATTTTAGTTTGTATATCCAACGAGAACCAACTGGTTTCTTCTCTGAAGGGAATGATACTAAACTCCAAGTTGCATTCTGCTCTAGCGCATAAATTTCTTGTTTCATCGCTTCACACCATTGTCGGTCTCTTACAGCTTGGGAAAAGGTTTTAGGTTCACTTACAACAGAAATATTAGCTAGGAACATTTGATGAGATGGAACAAAACGAGCATAAGACAAATGACATGCTATGGGATAAAGAGTACCTGAAGAAACTGTATTAGAAGTGGGCTGTGATGACTTATCTATTCCAGGAAGCTACCACACATAATCATCAAGGTGAGAAGGAACTCGTCGAGGTCTTTGAGATCGTGAAGTGTTCAAGGGAACAACctgatgatcaaaattaatgacAGTAGGATGTGCAGCTTCAGCATCCAGATTATCTGGAGAAGTTTGAATTTGTGGACTATGATCCGGGAACATGGTGTCTAATGTCTCCAAGGAGTCAAAAATAGGCAGAGGAACAACTACATTTGATTCCTTTTAAGGATTATGAGACTGAAAAGGGAATCTGTTTTCATAGAAAACGACATCGCGGGATGTAAAAATTTTATGTGATTCCATGTCACATACTTTGTATCCTTTTTTCCCCATAGGATAACCGATGAAAACACAAGTCTTAGATCGGGGAGCAAATTTATCATTAGATCGATTTTTATCATGCACATAACATAAACAGCCAAAAACACGTAAATGTGAGTAAGATGGGGGTTTTGAAAACAGTATCTCATAAGGACTTTTGCCAGACAATTTAGGAGTGGGAGTATAATTTATTAAGTAAGCTGCAGTCAAGATACATTCACCCCAAAATTTGATTGGTAAATTGGCTTGGAATCGTAGAGCACGAGCAACCTCTAACAGGTGGCGATGCTTCCGCTCTACtattccattttgttgtggagtatcAACACAAGATGTTTGGTGTGAAATACTATTTTGAGAGAAGAATTTGAACATATGACCAGCAGTAAATTCCAAACCATTATCACTCCTAACTATTTTGATACTTCGATTAAATTGAGTATTAACCATagcatgaaattgaataaagtaTTTTTGTGCTTCTGACTTGTGTTTGAGAAGATAAACCCAGGTGCATCTAGAACAATCATCTACAAtggtaagaaaataataagcaCCTGATGTAGATGGTGTTTTATATGGTCCTCAAATGTCGCAATGGATCATATCAAAAGGAAAATCAGATTTATTATTGCTTAAGGGAAAAACATTTCGAGTTTGTTTAGCTTGATGACACACATCACAACaattgtttgaatttttaaaagacACACTAGATAATTCTGGAATTAAGGATAATCGATCAAATGAGATATGTCATAACCGCTCATGCCACAAgttggaagaagaaggaagtgATGTTGCTATGACAAAAGGTAAATGCAGCCCATGAAAGTAGTATAAGCCATCACGTAATTCACCCATTCCAATCAGTTTCTTTGATTTGAGGTCCTGTAAGACAcaaaaagatggaaaaaatgTTACTGAACATTGTAGTGCTTTTGTCAACCTGCTTATTGAAAGAAGATTACATTTGAATGATGGTATATAAAGAACATGATTTAAAGTCATGTTTGACAGTTGGATCTGATCAACAGAATGCACAGGAACTGATGTTCCATTCGGTAGTTTAACAGGCAAATAATGAGAAGGTGTTTTTATATCAGAGACAACAAGTGCATCACATGTGAGATGTTCAGAGGCACCACTATCTAGAATCCAATCTGTAGTATCAGATGAGTGAGTGACCTTACCGAAAAAGTTTGCTATATTCTGATTAGTAGAGGGCAGTAAGGACATGAGCTGTTCATACTGTTCTTGAGTGAGATTAAAACCTTTAACCGTAGGCTGACTTGACCCTGCAATGACATTGTTGGATGAAACATGTTCTGGTTCCCTTTTGAAGTTTTTGTTCTGTCTCGTCAAATTTGAAGTCTTTGCTCTGCTTTGCCAACCTGAAGGATATCCAACAAGCTTAAAACATTTGTCTTTGGAATGCCCAGGTTTATCACAATATGAACATTTGAATTTGCTTGTCTCTCCTCTTTGTTGTTCTCCTGCAAAATCCCTTGCTGGAAATCTAAAAGGTTTGACAGTAAATGTTGCTGCCTCTGTCGGCTGATCACGACCAATTGAGGCAATGGCTAGttgcttctcttcttctttagtTACAAATGCATAAGCCTTGTTAATTGAAGGAAAGGGTTCCATGTTTAGTATTTAGGACCGAATGATTCCATATTGATCATTCAGTCCCATGAGAAACTGATGAACTTTTTCTGTTTCCCTCTCTGCCCAGATTTCTTTTCCAGCACCACATGAGCATAAAGGGATAATAGAGTAGGCTGACAACTCATCCCAAAGACCTTTTAGTTTGGTGTAGTAAACTGCTACAGTAAGATCCTTTTATTGTGCCAGACaaatctctctttttaattcatgaatACGTGGAACATTTCCTTGAGAGAAACGTTCTTGCAATTCTCCCCATATTTCATATGCTGAATCCACATAGGCAACACTGTCATGCAATTCTGAGGCTAAGGTATTAAAAATCCAAGAGATTACCATTGAGTTGCATTTTTCCCATGCCTGAATTTCTTTGTTATCCTCCTCTGGTTTGAGTAAAGAGCCATCAACAAAGCTCAACTTGTTTTTGGCTCGTAGAGCATTCATCATAGCACGCCTCCATGTTGGATAATTGTCTCCTTTCAGAAGGCAAGAAACAAGAACTGCTCCTGGATTATCAGAAGAATTCAAGAAATAAGGTGATGATGAGTCGTGTTCATACATTGTTTTTGATGTTGAACTTTTGAATGTGCTGGAGGGAATCTCTCCACTCATAATGATTGAGTGTTTTAGAAAACAAGGATCAGtatttgctctgataccatgtagaAAACATGAAGCAGAAATTAAGAAGAACAAAATACTGAATTCTCATATGTTATTCTATTGCTAGCGGAAGAATATATACAGTAGGAAGGGCTACAATTAGGGAGAAGAATCAGCAATATATCAGAGCATATTTACTCCCTAATTTCTAGAGATTTACAGGTATTGATATGGCAACACAATATTTAAATGTATCTGCAagataaatattatcttgataaaTACTATCTTGAAGATCAACCATATCTTCAAGAAAAACCCTATTCTTAAACATCATCAccattcaaaagataaaaagccATGGTCTTTAGTAGTTGATaaatcaaaattctcaatcCAAGCTCCTTTGAAATGGAGGGCATTTGTCAACACAAGCCTTATGGTATTGTCAACCGATCCAGAAGGAAGGACCTCCAAAACAATGCCATTAGTCTCCTTTGCAGCCCACTTATTCACTTGTTTTGGCACTTCAACAGCCTTTATCACCACCATCAACACGAAGGCTGTTGGCATCATGCAACTGATAACATCAGTAGTAAACGACTAATGAATGAATAACAGTTTCTGTGTTATAACATCCCCATCTTATAATCATTCAGGCTTTCCTATTGAATTTCCAGATTTCATAATTAACAGAGCATTATTATAAGTTCCATTAACAACAAAAATGTAACATAAGATTTGCCTATAAACTGATCGAGTAAGGGAGCTGAGCGGAGATTTAGACGTGGACTCGAGGAAGGAGAGTAACTGATCGAGTGTGAAGGCCTTGGACCCTGCAACGATGAGGCTGAGCAACATGCCTTTATGATACGACCCAGTTATCATTGCACAGATGGCCTATATAGATTTCCAGGCCTTCTTCTTGCGTTCGCGTGTTTTAAAGTCCAAATGTGGCacctgttttgttttgttttttccttctacGGTGAGCCCTATGCCAATAATCCAATTTGAAGATTATAGTGTCCATCTTGGGCTCCAAATTTTCTGTGACACTTTTGTCTGCTGATTAtggaattaatatttattttttaaagtatttttattttaaaatatattaaaaaattattttttatacctgCCGGactcaaaaacattaaaaaaaaaattctccacCGTATGCATGATTCGTACACGGCAGCAAATTGTTTTTCCATTGCAATACACTATTTGAAGTACTCTCCACGGTAACATCACAGCGTTGACATGTAATCAACCCGAGTGTTGAAATGATTGATTACAATATGGATCTATTTAGGTggatttaacaattttaatgaGTTTAAATTCTCTTAAGTTATTGGAGAAATGGTGGGTTATGTTtgagaaatcttttttttttttaagtttaacgtggatgttcgggtgagcttgcgcgtacctcgactaatcccacgggccttgaagttaatgaccatttAATCttccagtggtcatcatatgagcaatcacagggttcgaacctgagaccacagagaaaACAAATCTCTTGATCACAAATTCTTACAATTgagccaccacctagatggttatgTTTGAGAAATCTTAATCATATAAGTTATGTTAATGggttttttatatcttaaattcaaataattctccacttaataataataataataataataataaacaaaagataTATACCAGcacaatcaattaaattatagttACTTgacatttatattaaaaaaataataagagtgtTGTATTTCAAAGTTATGTGTgtttagagcgtgtttgacagtgtggttgcgggtgcttttcaaataacttttcgtgccaaaatgcatgccaacgatgttttttcattttttaaaaatcatttttgacatcagcacatcaaaacgatccaaaacgtacaaaccatattaaattttagcaaaaaaaaaaaatttcaaattttttgggaacgcggccgcagccgcgttcccaaacggtgccttagTATTGTGGTAACTtttatggttgtggtttgaaaaaaattattttataaaaaatatttttggttgaggttggtttaatatttatgtatgtttagttaaaactgtagttgaaattgagattgaatataaaatagtttaatgtgtttgattaaaaatacttttcaaattgaggttataaaataactaaaaaagatatatattaatattgatgattttaatttaaatattgtagatttaactactactattacatcattaaataaataatactttatatcaaatattttttattgttccattaacttGTCTATAATTCTATCATGTACGAAACTCATCCGATTAGGACtatagttttcataatttttttaacgtgcaataaaatcaggtaaaatatcattagaaataaaattgaaattgcgatcaaattccgcAAATATTAAGTCATCATGCAATCTCATTCTATTTTATATAGtgtaattgaataatattaaacactaattttttgagtaaaatacaattaaaaaaattaaatgttttcttACTTCATCAGACGAGGTATAATGCATTTAAGTTTGGATGATACCCTAT is a window encoding:
- the LOC133682123 gene encoding serpin-ZX-like, with the protein product MDLRESIGNQTDVALSLSKQILLTESNNSNLVFSPLSIEVLLSLIASGSKGSTLEQLLSFLKSKSSDHLSSFSSLAVVLADGSASGGPRLKFANGVWVDSSLSLKPSFKQVVGSTYKAATNQVDFQTKLLMFQVDANSLNLFQRSLE